The Capsicum annuum cultivar UCD-10X-F1 chromosome 1, UCD10Xv1.1, whole genome shotgun sequence sequence ACTATCATCACTCCCCTCTATATCAAAGCTGTCCTTGACCATCATCTTAATCAATATCTtccctttgaataggaatgagttcTTTAATGTTAGATATTCATCATTACCTTGATTTATCATATTTCCTTACTCATAAAGAACTATATACACATTCTCTTCAACACACAAAGTTcatttgatgaaaaatttgtatACTTAACTTGTTTAGGTATAACCCACACATACaacttttcttgatcttttttacCTTTTACACATAAGATACTTCCACCTTGAAGTATATTGAGAGAGAGAATATAATTATGTATTGAGAGAGAGAATATAATTAGACCTTCTAGTTATAGCTTTGAACAATTACTTATCAAGAAGATAGTTCTAACTGTACTCCCTTTCTCCCACCtacaaacaaaattatttttagatttttgaacccacttaagtttgagttctCAGTGGAGGACAGGGGTGTAATCAAATATTTCTTGGCTCTTCTAGGTAGTGAGAGCTTCTTCATATTCTTCAAGGGTTTGAAACCCTTAGGATAGGAATTCTCCTACTGGACATATCTAGCACCATTTATCCTAGCTTGATCCATCTTTGACAATTATCCTTTATGTGCCTATCTCTTCCACAATGAATGTATAGGAGTTTTTGGACTTTATTTCAAACATATTGAACAACATAACCTTGAGGATTAGGTTAATGAGTTTGTACTAATACACAAGGCCCTTACCATTTCTGATACCTTGactagttaaattagaaaggatcAGTGAGGATGTGGTCTATTATAATGATTTACTAAGTTCTTCTGTCAGACGGATCAGGTCCCTTTCTAATTTATCATTCTTATGAAGTGCAGTCATGAGATCCTTTTGAGAATCCCCCAATATTTCTTCATgctcaatttgaagctttgaagcttccttctttcttttactaTTTAAAGTATCTATTTTCTCCAATTGGCTCACCATACTTCGATTTGAAGATTTTAACTTAGCAACTTGTTTCTCAGTTTCAGATATCTGGAGAGTTAAAGTAATTAATTCAAGCTTCTGatcttctactttattttctatAGCATTTTCCTTTCCTTTATCATTAGCATTACCTACTTTCTCTAGTTGATTCACTAGACtctgatttttagatttcaacttagTAACCTGTTCCTCAGTTTTAGATATCTAGAGAGTTAAGGAAATTAGTTCAAGCTCTTAATTCTCTACCTTCTCTTCTAGAGCATTTTTCTCAATAGTCAGTTCACACATAGAATCAATTAATACATTAGCAAgacttttttatctttctagtagAGTAGTTTTCTAAGTTTTCTCTAATGTCAGGGAGTGTtacctcatttttttcttcatcttcagtgtttgccatgagagaaaaaaaggaatCATAGGTAATTTCACATTCCTCTATAGCTATCATGGACACATCTTCAGCCTTATCAGATTCACTAGAGGAATCTCCCTACACTGCTAGGGCCTGCCTTACTGCATAATCAACTGCAACTTTTCTACTTAATTTTATAAGGACCTGGTCCCTGCCCATACTTTTGATACCTCTAGTATTGAGATATTCTTGATAATATATTTTGTGCATTGTATAGTCCTTGATAAAATTCTTAGgccttccacatttgtgacaaacttcaaTAGAGCCTCCTTTCTTGCTGCTGCTTCCTCTTATTTGAAACTAATGACTTTTCTTCATTGCTCTAACAATTATTTTTGCCAAATAGGTAGCATCAGTATATTCTTTACTTGAATATAACTTGGAAACCTTCAATGATAGAgatttttatccttttacttcttttttctcttttccttgctGCTTCTTAAGTTCATCTGTCTTCAGATTGCCAATAAGCTCATCCATAGTGAAAGTTTTCAGGTTCCTTGCCTCAATAATAGAATCCACTTTGCATTCCCTGGATTTAGGTACAACCCCCAGAATCTTTCTCATCTGATTGTATAAAGGAATCGCTTCTCCTAAACAGTGTAGCTCATTAGTGATTGAAatgaatcttgtatgcatctcttagatagtttctccttctttcatgctGAAGATTTCATATTGATTAGTTAGCAT is a genomic window containing:
- the LOC124898001 gene encoding intermediate filament protein ifa-2-like, producing the protein MHTRFISITNELHCLGEAIPLYNQMRKILGVVPKSRECKVDSIIEARNLKTFTMDELIGNLKTDELKKQQGKEKKEISKTEEQVTKLKSKNQSLVNQLEKVGNANDKGKENAIENKVEDQKLELITLTLQISETEKQVAKLKSSNRSMVSQLEKIDTLNSKRKKEASKLQIEHEEILGDSQKDLMTALHKNDKLERDLIRLTEELSIHPWEQLWKKTDVLHKINDYLKKERDLVLSLKRSDLSSSVEMVAENLILLAYDSKESSVSAKEQIVGKKDDVTMGGETFLPLNEGDDDEPPLRWPVKK